One genomic window of Leptotrichia shahii includes the following:
- a CDS encoding autotransporter-associated N-terminal domain-containing protein — protein MTNSITKIKQDLRAYAKRCKDVHYTEGLVITFLITGMLFAARNLFSASAGTSIENQKQAISTSIKTIHQQVKATRKENDKLLKSTNLELIQLMEQGDHVVKAPWSSWQYGINYMNNNWNGTYKGRGDKKAKYPYEGVYQRSLDIYERSVSPDSSNYGLLSRNRRPNSASGSAAGYGVASFKPVKEPIVPFEVNAGIRPRQVVKERIAITAPTFTTPTAPETISFVPANPSVSINATPPTAPQSVSAPGTGNGPESYLLKNTGGVWDWQAGQSPYYTASDRATVALASEMSMDQLGGTRAELNYHVGGNVEFKNATLTSAGDTTGTGWPFTPTNYTVSGFNGYAIIKNVGNADIEIKNTDINYTGTGGSGTSSRWLFHTDAHNSSRTSAWTIDDSTRININGTQLMMYTSQLHHGDYNATFTNNGKVNEAGNKNVIWLALNERASVNRRTETFTNAGEITLNGTNGIFAYIDMPTTLNTGTWVGVPGVAPTTGNGDTDANSNAWVLTNSGKLTLNGSGNTGVFVSDSFRYWAAEIQLTNADNFKVDGTGNAGVYFKGWADLDGGATQNNGTAGTSTTSASTFNMSLTGTGNTGIYFNYAGDDSEPDTKKHTFKLTGTSTVKSSNKDNILIYNANGDVDLSNAITLNPNGKSNVGIYNKSADKLVTAAKITGTGESATGIYSTGTGYTKNDGTITMTGEKVKGIVAGDSTNVGTAIIHNTGNVTVKGKEAVAVIAQKGGTVNLPYIDPVTNVKAGTPIITTEGQSALGLYATTNGIINAVDTTVNASGGAINVYKNGGNIKLKNSTLNTNADSLAFMTGGSGKIDFTSTDVTTANINSKGTAFYYDGSTSAGPTGYADFSNTGIQTWASNSFDNLNKLKLNMTASDSRMFIASQVKMNLADTNLTPANVASLFGSNSPQITGVTDYKTFLLYKSLLTIANTDTVDLDNHTEPYNLLEISNSSITNNGKITGTKAGQYAMAQTDDTNNASGTEWVKLINNGTISLSGSGSTGIYAQAGEITNNGTVTVGDSSAGIYAVENTKVDNQKDITVGSKSTGIFYTDIFKDPVTGVVTTYTTTTPLKNTGKITLSGNDSVGMTYETDNIGSGAAMENTGTIIANGDRSIALYAKTPKTSGSYTTTNSGTITMGDSAKLATPNVALYTDATKAGVTPLKNTGKITVGNNALGIYGYESDNSGDITVGKGGIGIYSQGGNINLTGGTIKTGEKSGNEESVGVYTVGNGQTVTNSGTAFDFGKDSFGFVNVGTSNKIYSNVASTSLKDNNVYIYSNDTKGTVVNNTNITSGAGAQTNYGIYSAGTVTNNANIDLSSGVGSVAIYSIKGGTATNNATITVGASDVPSSSYSIGMGAGYSTTDTGNIVNRGTINVNGKYGIGMYASGAGSTATNDGNIVLNASNTTGIYADNGATAINNKSITTGSGTYTNAVGVYLGKDSKLINNKGATININAKNGVGVYLKGGTVANYGTITVNGASKTNDNEVDGNIIYQFTVPETGRE, from the coding sequence ATGACAAATAGCATCACAAAAATAAAGCAGGATTTGCGTGCTTATGCAAAAAGATGTAAGGATGTGCATTATACAGAAGGTCTAGTAATAACGTTTTTAATTACTGGAATGCTTTTTGCAGCAAGGAATCTATTTTCAGCTTCGGCAGGTACAAGCATAGAAAATCAGAAACAAGCAATTTCTACATCAATTAAGACAATACATCAGCAAGTCAAGGCAACACGAAAAGAAAACGACAAATTACTGAAAAGCACAAATCTTGAACTAATTCAATTAATGGAGCAAGGAGATCACGTTGTAAAGGCGCCTTGGAGCAGCTGGCAATATGGTATAAACTATATGAACAACAACTGGAATGGAACTTATAAAGGTAGAGGAGATAAAAAGGCAAAATATCCTTATGAAGGAGTTTATCAGAGAAGTTTGGATATTTACGAGAGATCAGTTTCTCCAGACAGCAGCAATTACGGACTGTTAAGCAGAAACAGAAGACCAAACTCTGCCTCAGGTTCAGCCGCTGGATACGGTGTAGCAAGTTTCAAGCCTGTTAAGGAGCCAATTGTACCATTTGAAGTGAATGCAGGGATACGTCCAAGACAAGTAGTGAAAGAGAGAATAGCAATAACAGCACCTACTTTTACAACGCCAACAGCACCAGAGACAATTAGTTTTGTTCCTGCAAATCCATCAGTTAGTATAAATGCAACACCACCTACTGCACCACAATCAGTTTCAGCACCTGGAACAGGAAACGGACCAGAATCATATTTATTAAAAAATACTGGTGGAGTTTGGGATTGGCAAGCTGGGCAGAGTCCATACTATACAGCTTCAGACAGGGCAACAGTAGCTCTTGCTTCTGAAATGAGTATGGATCAGTTAGGAGGTACGCGAGCAGAATTGAATTATCATGTAGGTGGAAATGTAGAATTTAAAAATGCAACACTTACAAGTGCAGGAGATACTACAGGAACAGGCTGGCCGTTTACACCAACTAATTATACTGTAAGTGGATTTAATGGATATGCTATTATAAAAAATGTAGGTAATGCTGATATTGAAATAAAAAATACGGATATCAATTATACAGGAACAGGTGGGAGTGGAACTAGTTCTCGTTGGCTCTTCCATACAGATGCACATAATTCCAGTCGAACTTCTGCATGGACAATTGATGATTCTACAAGGATAAATATAAATGGTACACAACTTATGATGTATACAAGTCAGTTACATCATGGAGATTACAATGCAACATTTACTAATAATGGAAAAGTTAACGAAGCAGGAAATAAAAATGTAATATGGCTAGCATTAAATGAACGTGCAAGTGTAAATAGAAGAACTGAAACGTTTACTAATGCAGGAGAGATAACGTTAAATGGAACAAATGGAATTTTTGCTTACATTGATATGCCTACAACACTTAATACAGGTACATGGGTAGGAGTTCCTGGAGTTGCTCCTACAACTGGAAATGGAGATACGGATGCAAATAGTAATGCTTGGGTATTAACAAATAGTGGAAAATTGACTCTTAATGGAAGTGGAAATACAGGTGTATTTGTAAGTGATAGTTTTAGATATTGGGCAGCTGAGATTCAATTAACGAATGCTGACAATTTTAAAGTTGATGGAACAGGAAATGCAGGAGTGTATTTTAAAGGATGGGCTGATTTAGATGGAGGAGCAACACAAAATAACGGTACAGCTGGAACCTCAACAACTAGTGCCTCGACTTTTAATATGAGCCTTACAGGAACAGGTAATACAGGTATATACTTTAATTATGCTGGAGATGATAGTGAACCAGATACAAAGAAACATACATTTAAATTAACTGGAACCTCAACAGTAAAATCTAGTAATAAAGATAACATTTTAATTTATAATGCAAATGGAGATGTTGATTTATCAAATGCAATAACTTTAAATCCTAATGGAAAAAGTAATGTTGGAATTTATAATAAATCTGCTGATAAGTTAGTAACGGCTGCCAAGATTACAGGAACTGGAGAAAGTGCTACTGGTATTTATTCAACGGGAACAGGGTATACAAAAAATGATGGAACTATTACTATGACAGGAGAAAAAGTGAAAGGAATAGTTGCTGGAGATAGTACAAATGTAGGGACAGCAATAATTCATAATACTGGGAATGTTACAGTAAAAGGAAAAGAAGCTGTTGCAGTAATTGCTCAAAAGGGAGGTACTGTGAATCTTCCATATATTGATCCTGTAACAAATGTAAAAGCTGGAACACCGATAATTACCACAGAAGGACAATCTGCCTTAGGTTTATATGCAACTACTAATGGTATTATAAATGCTGTTGACACAACTGTTAATGCGAGTGGTGGTGCAATTAATGTCTATAAAAATGGTGGAAATATTAAATTAAAAAATTCAACATTAAACACTAATGCTGATTCACTTGCTTTCATGACTGGAGGAAGTGGAAAAATAGACTTCACAAGTACAGATGTGACAACAGCTAATATAAATTCAAAAGGAACAGCTTTCTATTATGATGGGTCAACATCGGCTGGACCTACTGGATATGCTGATTTCTCAAATACAGGTATTCAAACTTGGGCATCTAACAGTTTTGATAACTTAAACAAATTAAAACTTAATATGACAGCTTCAGATTCAAGAATGTTTATTGCTTCTCAAGTAAAAATGAATTTAGCAGATACAAATTTAACACCAGCAAATGTAGCCTCATTATTTGGAAGTAACAGTCCACAAATTACAGGGGTAACAGATTATAAAACATTCTTACTTTATAAATCATTATTAACTATTGCAAATACAGATACAGTAGATCTTGATAATCATACTGAACCATATAATTTGCTGGAAATTTCAAATTCAAGTATTACAAATAATGGAAAGATTACTGGTACAAAAGCTGGACAATATGCCATGGCTCAGACAGATGATACCAATAATGCTTCAGGAACAGAATGGGTAAAATTAATAAATAATGGTACAATTTCATTGTCAGGAAGTGGATCTACAGGTATTTATGCACAAGCAGGAGAAATTACAAACAATGGTACAGTAACAGTTGGAGATTCTTCAGCGGGAATTTATGCTGTGGAAAATACAAAAGTAGATAATCAAAAGGACATAACTGTAGGCTCAAAATCAACAGGAATATTTTATACAGATATATTTAAAGACCCTGTAACTGGAGTAGTAACAACATATACTACAACAACTCCATTGAAAAATACTGGTAAAATAACGTTATCAGGTAATGATTCAGTAGGAATGACTTATGAAACTGATAATATTGGTTCAGGTGCAGCTATGGAAAATACGGGAACTATAATTGCAAATGGTGATAGAAGTATAGCATTGTATGCAAAAACACCTAAAACAAGCGGTTCTTACACAACAACAAATAGTGGAACTATAACAATGGGAGATTCTGCTAAGTTAGCTACTCCAAATGTAGCTTTGTATACTGATGCAACTAAAGCAGGTGTAACTCCATTGAAAAATACTGGTAAGATAACTGTTGGAAATAATGCGTTAGGAATTTATGGATATGAATCTGATAACTCTGGGGATATTACAGTAGGAAAAGGTGGTATCGGAATTTATTCACAAGGTGGAAACATTAATTTGACAGGTGGAACGATTAAAACAGGAGAAAAATCAGGAAATGAAGAATCTGTTGGTGTTTATACAGTAGGAAATGGACAGACAGTTACAAATAGTGGAACAGCATTTGATTTTGGAAAAGATTCATTTGGATTTGTAAATGTTGGAACAAGTAATAAAATTTACTCAAATGTTGCTAGTACTTCATTAAAAGATAACAATGTTTATATTTATTCAAACGATACAAAAGGAACTGTGGTAAATAACACGAATATAACTTCAGGAGCAGGAGCACAAACAAATTATGGTATTTATTCAGCAGGAACTGTAACGAATAATGCAAATATTGATTTATCAAGCGGAGTAGGAAGTGTTGCAATTTACAGTATAAAGGGAGGAACTGCAACAAATAATGCAACAATTACAGTCGGAGCTTCAGATGTGCCTAGTAGTTCATATTCGATAGGTATGGGTGCGGGATATAGCACAACTGATACAGGAAACATTGTAAACAGAGGGACAATCAATGTAAACGGAAAATATGGTATTGGAATGTATGCAAGCGGAGCGGGAAGTACAGCGACAAATGATGGAAATATTGTGCTGAATGCAAGCAACACGACAGGTATCTACGCTGACAATGGAGCGACAGCAATTAATAACAAATCAATTACGACTGGTTCAGGAACTTACACAAATGCAGTAGGTGTATATCTTGGAAAAGATTCAAAATTGATAAACAACAAGGGTGCAACAATTAACATAAATGCTAAGAACGGTGTGGGAGTCTACTTGAAAGGCGGAACGGTAGCAAACTACGGAACAATCACAGTGAACGGAGCTTCCAAGACAAATGACAATGAAGTGGACGGAAACATAATATACCAATTTACAGTGCCTGAGACAGGAAGGGAGTAG
- a CDS encoding autotransporter-associated N-terminal domain-containing protein, whose protein sequence is MTNNIIKIKRDLRAYAKRCKDVHYTEGLAITFLITGMLFAARNLFSASEGTSIENQKQAISTSIKTIHQQVKATRKENDKLLKSTNLELIQLMEQGDHVVKAPWSSWQYGINYMNNNWNGTYKGRGDKRAKYPYEGVYQRSLDIYERSVSPDSDNYGLLSRNRRPNFASGSAAGYGVASFKPVKEPIVPFEVNAGIRPRSINKSAIRIADKTAVTPTLPEAISFTPPSPVIGLPELPDLPAPPTFNIELGSYCNYMTGCGRSVSGGAYNYDFDTYAVSILADGTVRGTLSDGRPSLRHSWNTTGSVLLKSYFDTEGNYDLTTNLTVNSENPLNETQKQSERNAGRGYNAQRFLVGGSRAATMDNAPANTDVKLDNKATVNLVGPLTVGFEVQTDTYYGPNGSKREMVNTGTITDAAETTLATIGGLNKGDSAPLTLAPLLGNEIVDINRTAAGYTGYKIGMILTYENPDTRVNTKYVLTNNGIIDFGGERSIGIQVYAPGSPSLVEVANTNKMNIGGTASYGMKWSSRVGANSTMINDKSGVINVTGDAGVDSKNKPVNSLSSGIAVIETNAAKSATIRAYKGKVENKGTINVSGGKGNTAMVLIVKADDDITNSGTINVNSAKKRQNIAMRVDKGSVATDAANETPKATNNGTINLDGDSSIGMVGTNADVVNNANKTIGTTSGKNIINGIGMATSGGSLTNNGTITLEGTGVSSNVGAYMTKGTGNPTGTFGSGSAITVKGTDSTGVLITNGTLSYQGTTEAQGDGVTGLLVGDNGSKTATVTAAGSGTVTVNGGNAATSAGVYENATTKVKKGSYGIVVGKGSSLVSSGSNNVNVVANVKGAESIGLYSGESAILEVGDHDIKAYDGAVNYDADKNSTITLKGTGTATTGQKSLLFYTGSDNANQGKVLINGTMTATIEGGTTPNTRGNAFLYVGNGGDFGKSQIENWAKTNFGNGTSTTLGHLTLNMNSGSRLFIAQNVKMNLSDTTGNTVSTATGAHINGTDYKTFMLYLSKLAINQDVNLDDATDAYNQLEISNSSITNENTKTITGTKADQVAMAQENDSKLYARNKVVLSNEGTISLSGTGSTGMYAKFGELYNKATGAMTIGDKSTAIYGIEDSLIENAGKITVGSNSTGLYSEGAKTQTIKNTGTIETTGNDSVAISYKPDAALASGTVLENTGKITMTGDRNTAIYATGTPGYTAKNSGTVTLGDSASITSPNVGLYTDHNTVTLQNTGKIESGNNTIGVYGHNVDNSGDLKIGDAAVGIYSQSGNVNLTGGTITIGTDEAVGVYTVGSGQTVTNSGTAFNIGNNSFGFVNVGTGNAITSSISNVGLGNNNVYLYSNDTAGTVTNSTNITSTGEQNYGIYSAGTVTNTGNIDLLSGVGSVAIYSIKGGTATNNATITVGASDVPSSSYSIGMGAGYSTTDTGNIVNRGTINVNGKHSIGMYASGAGSTATNDGNIVLNASNTTGIYADNGATAINNKSITTGSGTYTNAVGVYLGKDSKLINNKGATININAKNGVGVYLKGGTVANYGTITVNGASKTNDNEVDGNIIYQFTVPETGKGVGGVAIDAPAGAQTATITANGVPQTPVVVNTTGRNPVTVSASSIGLYVNTSGVDYTKSIEGLQNLTSEADLIIGNEAAESTNSKYILVNDPNIINPYKTAMLSNPNIKWNVYSGSIGWIATPTLDPNDGSITSLYMAKIPYTEWAGRKATPVNSLDTYNFADGLEQRYGVEALGTRERQIFSKLNGIGNNEEVLLYQAFDEMMGHQYGNLQQRINATGGLLDKEFKYLKHDWRNPSKQNNKIKVFGMRDEYNTDTAGIINYTSNAYGVAYVHEDEKVKMGNSSGWYAGAVTNRFKFKDIGKSKENQTILKAGVFKTMSPKKDYNGALQWTIGGDVFVGINDMKRRYLVVDDVFQAKSDYHSYGAALKTDLGYDVRLSERTHFRPYGALKMEYGRFNSIKEDRGEMRLEVKGNDYFSVKPEVGMEFKYVQPLAVRTNLTVGLTAAYENELGKVGDVNNKARVRYTTADWFGIRGEKEDRKGNGKFDLNVGVDNTRFGVTVNGGYDTKGKNVRAGIGFRAVY, encoded by the coding sequence ATGACAAATAACATCATAAAAATAAAGCGGGATTTGCGTGCTTATGCAAAAAGATGTAAGGATGTGCATTATACAGAAGGTCTAGCAATAACGTTTTTAATTACTGGAATGCTTTTTGCAGCGAGGAATCTATTTTCAGCTTCGGAAGGTACAAGTATAGAAAATCAGAAACAAGCAATTTCTACATCAATTAAGACAATACATCAGCAAGTCAAGGCAACACGAAAAGAAAACGACAAATTACTGAAAAGCACAAATCTTGAACTAATTCAATTAATGGAGCAAGGAGATCACGTTGTAAAGGCGCCTTGGAGCAGCTGGCAATATGGTATAAACTATATGAACAACAACTGGAATGGAACTTATAAAGGTAGAGGAGATAAAAGGGCAAAATATCCTTATGAAGGAGTTTATCAGAGAAGTTTGGACATTTACGAGAGATCAGTTTCGCCAGATAGCGATAATTATGGATTATTAAGCAGAAACAGAAGACCAAACTTTGCCTCAGGTTCAGCGGCTGGATACGGTGTAGCAAGTTTCAAGCCTGTTAAGGAGCCAATTGTACCATTTGAAGTGAATGCAGGAATACGTCCAAGAAGCATAAATAAATCAGCAATAAGAATAGCAGATAAGACGGCGGTTACACCTACATTGCCAGAAGCAATTAGCTTTACACCGCCAAGTCCAGTTATTGGATTGCCAGAATTGCCAGACTTACCAGCACCACCTACATTTAACATAGAATTAGGATCTTATTGTAACTATATGACAGGTTGTGGAAGAAGTGTGAGTGGGGGAGCTTATAACTATGATTTTGATACTTATGCGGTTTCTATTTTAGCTGATGGAACTGTTAGAGGAACACTTAGCGATGGACGTCCTTCCTTAAGACATTCATGGAATACAACAGGAAGTGTTTTATTGAAATCATACTTTGATACAGAAGGAAACTATGATTTAACAACTAATTTAACAGTTAATTCAGAAAATCCACTTAATGAAACTCAAAAACAATCTGAAAGAAATGCGGGAAGAGGTTATAATGCCCAAAGGTTCTTAGTTGGTGGTTCTAGGGCAGCTACAATGGATAATGCACCTGCAAATACAGATGTTAAGCTTGATAATAAAGCAACAGTTAATTTAGTAGGTCCTTTGACAGTGGGATTTGAAGTTCAAACAGATACGTATTATGGACCAAATGGAAGTAAAAGAGAAATGGTTAATACAGGAACAATAACAGATGCGGCTGAAACAACACTTGCAACTATTGGTGGACTAAACAAGGGAGATTCTGCACCATTAACTCTTGCCCCTTTATTAGGAAATGAGATTGTTGATATAAATAGAACTGCAGCTGGATATACAGGATATAAGATTGGTATGATATTAACATATGAAAATCCTGATACAAGAGTTAATACTAAATATGTATTAACAAATAATGGAATAATTGATTTTGGTGGCGAAAGATCAATAGGAATTCAAGTTTATGCACCAGGTTCGCCTTCACTTGTAGAAGTAGCAAATACAAATAAGATGAATATAGGCGGTACAGCAAGTTATGGTATGAAATGGTCTTCACGTGTAGGAGCTAACAGTACAATGATTAATGATAAAAGTGGAGTAATTAACGTAACTGGTGATGCTGGAGTTGATTCGAAAAATAAACCAGTAAATTCTTTGTCGTCAGGAATTGCTGTAATAGAAACTAATGCAGCGAAAAGTGCCACAATAAGAGCGTATAAAGGAAAGGTTGAAAATAAAGGAACAATTAACGTGTCTGGTGGTAAAGGTAACACAGCTATGGTTTTGATTGTAAAAGCAGACGATGATATAACTAATAGCGGAACAATAAATGTTAACAGTGCTAAAAAAAGACAGAACATCGCTATGAGAGTTGATAAGGGTTCAGTCGCAACAGATGCTGCAAATGAAACACCTAAGGCAACAAATAATGGAACAATCAATTTAGACGGCGATTCATCAATAGGTATGGTTGGGACAAATGCTGATGTTGTAAATAATGCCAATAAAACAATAGGAACAACTAGCGGAAAAAACATTATTAACGGAATTGGAATGGCAACATCTGGTGGATCTCTTACAAATAATGGAACAATTACATTGGAGGGAACAGGAGTTTCAAGTAATGTAGGAGCATATATGACCAAAGGAACTGGAAATCCTACTGGAACTTTTGGTTCGGGAAGTGCTATTACAGTAAAAGGTACTGATTCAACTGGTGTATTGATTACAAACGGTACATTAAGTTATCAAGGAACTACGGAAGCACAAGGAGATGGAGTGACAGGTCTGTTAGTTGGAGACAATGGCTCTAAGACAGCTACTGTAACTGCTGCTGGTTCAGGAACTGTAACAGTAAATGGTGGAAATGCTGCAACATCTGCTGGAGTTTATGAAAATGCTACAACTAAGGTTAAAAAAGGATCTTATGGTATTGTTGTAGGGAAGGGATCAAGTCTAGTAAGCAGCGGATCTAATAATGTTAATGTAGTTGCCAATGTTAAAGGAGCGGAATCAATCGGATTATATTCTGGAGAAAGTGCAATATTGGAAGTTGGGGATCATGATATAAAGGCATACGATGGTGCTGTAAACTATGATGCTGATAAAAATTCAACTATAACATTAAAAGGAACAGGAACTGCAACTACAGGGCAAAAATCATTGCTGTTCTATACAGGGTCAGACAATGCAAACCAAGGAAAAGTTTTAATAAATGGAACTATGACGGCAACTATTGAAGGTGGAACGACTCCTAACACTAGAGGTAACGCTTTTCTTTATGTAGGAAATGGTGGAGACTTTGGAAAATCTCAGATTGAAAACTGGGCAAAGACTAACTTTGGAAATGGTACAAGTACAACTTTAGGGCATTTAACATTAAATATGAACAGCGGTTCAAGACTGTTCATTGCGCAAAATGTCAAGATGAACCTGTCTGATACGACTGGAAATACAGTTTCAACTGCTACGGGTGCACATATAAACGGAACTGACTACAAGACATTCATGCTGTACCTAAGTAAACTTGCAATCAATCAGGATGTAAACCTGGATGATGCAACTGACGCATATAACCAGCTTGAAATTTCAAATTCATCAATAACAAATGAAAATACAAAAACTATTACAGGGACAAAGGCTGATCAAGTAGCGATGGCTCAGGAAAATGACAGCAAGCTGTATGCAAGAAACAAAGTTGTATTGTCAAATGAAGGGACAATTAGCTTGAGCGGTACAGGGTCTACAGGAATGTATGCTAAGTTTGGAGAACTGTACAATAAGGCAACAGGAGCTATGACAATAGGTGACAAGTCAACAGCCATCTATGGAATTGAAGATTCGCTTATTGAAAATGCAGGTAAGATTACGGTTGGCTCAAATTCGACTGGGCTTTACTCAGAAGGGGCTAAGACACAGACAATAAAAAATACTGGAACAATAGAAACAACAGGAAATGATTCAGTTGCGATTTCCTACAAGCCAGATGCGGCGCTTGCTTCAGGAACAGTGCTTGAAAATACAGGAAAGATCACAATGACAGGTGACAGAAATACGGCGATTTACGCAACAGGGACACCAGGATACACAGCTAAGAACAGCGGAACAGTCACACTGGGAGATTCAGCCTCAATTACAAGCCCTAATGTCGGGCTTTACACAGACCATAACACTGTAACATTGCAGAATACAGGTAAAATAGAGTCTGGAAACAATACGATCGGAGTATATGGACACAATGTAGACAATTCAGGAGACCTGAAGATAGGAGATGCCGCAGTTGGAATATACTCTCAAAGCGGAAACGTAAACTTGACAGGAGGAACAATTACAATTGGAACGGATGAGGCAGTTGGAGTTTACACAGTGGGAAGCGGGCAAACCGTTACAAACAGCGGAACAGCATTCAACATTGGGAACAATTCATTTGGATTTGTAAATGTCGGAACAGGGAATGCAATAACTTCAAGCATATCAAATGTTGGTCTTGGAAACAACAACGTGTACCTTTACTCAAATGATACTGCAGGAACAGTGACAAACTCTACAAATATAACTTCTACCGGGGAACAAAACTACGGTATTTACTCAGCAGGGACAGTAACGAATACTGGAAATATTGATTTATTAAGCGGAGTAGGAAGTGTTGCAATTTACAGTATAAAGGGAGGAACTGCAACAAATAATGCAACAATTACAGTCGGAGCTTCAGATGTGCCTAGTAGTTCATATTCGATAGGTATGGGTGCGGGATATAGCACAACTGATACAGGAAATATTGTAAACAGAGGGACAATCAATGTAAACGGAAAGCACAGCATAGGTATGTATGCAAGCGGAGCGGGAAGTACAGCGACAAATGATGGAAATATTGTGCTGAATGCAAGCAACACGACAGGTATCTACGCTGACAATGGAGCGACAGCAATTAATAACAAATCAATTACGACTGGTTCAGGAACTTACACAAATGCAGTAGGTGTATATCTTGGAAAAGATTCAAAATTGATAAACAACAAGGGTGCAACAATTAACATAAATGCTAAGAACGGTGTGGGAGTCTACTTGAAAGGCGGAACGGTAGCAAACTACGGAACAATCACAGTGAACGGAGCTTCCAAGACAAATGACAATGAAGTGGACGGAAACATAATATACCAATTTACAGTGCCTGAGACAGGAAAGGGAGTAGGCGGAGTAGCAATTGACGCACCGGCAGGGGCGCAAACAGCTACAATCACAGCAAATGGAGTGCCGCAAACACCGGTGGTAGTAAACACTACGGGAAGAAACCCGGTAACAGTGTCAGCATCAAGCATCGGGCTTTATGTAAATACATCAGGAGTTGACTACACAAAATCAATAGAGGGGCTGCAAAACTTGACAAGCGAAGCGGACTTGATAATTGGTAATGAAGCTGCTGAATCAACAAACAGCAAGTACATATTAGTAAACGACCCTAACATAATAAACCCATACAAGACAGCAATGCTGAGCAACCCGAACATCAAATGGAACGTGTACTCAGGATCAATAGGATGGATTGCAACTCCGACACTGGATCCTAATGACGGTTCAATAACAAGCCTGTACATGGCTAAGATACCGTATACAGAATGGGCAGGAAGAAAAGCGACGCCAGTCAACAGTTTGGATACATACAACTTTGCAGATGGGCTGGAGCAAAGATATGGAGTGGAAGCCTTAGGAACTAGGGAAAGACAGATATTCAGCAAATTGAATGGAATTGGAAACAACGAGGAAGTATTGCTGTACCAGGCATTTGACGAAATGATGGGACACCAGTATGGAAACCTTCAACAAAGAATCAATGCAACTGGAGGATTGCTTGACAAGGAGTTCAAGTACCTGAAACACGACTGGAGAAATCCATCTAAGCAAAACAACAAGATTAAGGTATTCGGCATGAGGGACGAGTACAACACTGATACGGCAGGAATCATTAACTATACAAGCAATGCCTACGGTGTAGCCTATGTTCATGAAGATGAGAAAGTGAAGATGGGCAACTCAAGCGGATGGTACGCAGGAGCTGTAACAAACAGATTCAAGTTCAAGGATATTGGAAAATCTAAAGAAAACCAGACAATACTTAAAGCAGGAGTGTTCAAGACAATGTCGCCTAAGAAGGACTACAACGGGGCACTGCAATGGACAATCGGCGGAGATGTATTTGTAGGTATTAACGACATGAAACGTAGATACCTGGTTGTAGACGACGTATTTCAGGCAAAATCTGACTACCATTCTTATGGAGCGGCTCTAAAAACTGATTTAGGATACGATGTAAGACTGAGCGAAAGAACACATTTCCGTCCGTATGGAGCCTTGAAGATGGAATACGGCAGATTTAACAGCATCAAGGAAGACAGAGGGGAAATGAGACTGGAAGTAAAAGGAAATGACTACTTCTCAGTAAAACCTGAAGTTGGAATGGAATTCAAATATGTTCAGCCGTTAGCAGTAAGAACAAACTTGACAGTGGGACTTACAGCAGCCTATGAGAATGAACTAGGAAAAGTTGGGGATGTAAACAACAAGGCAAGAGTAAGATATACAACGGCAGACTGGTTTGGAATCAGAGGAGAAAAGGAAGACAGAAAAGGAAATGGTAAGTTTGACTTGAATGTCGGCGTTGACAATACAAGATTTGGAGTTACAGTAAATGGAGGATACGATACTAAAGGTAAGAATGTAAGGGCAGGTATTGGATTCAGAGCTGTTTACTAG